The Fragaria vesca subsp. vesca unplaced genomic scaffold, FraVesHawaii_1.0 scf0513070, whole genome shotgun sequence genome segment ATGGTCAGAATGAGGGTGAGGGTGACGACATGGGTGAtgacgatgacgatgatgaagaGGGCGAAGAGGAGCAAGATGGAAGAAGACGTTATGATCTTCGAAATCGTGCAGAGGTCCGCAGGCTCTCTATTGAACAAGGTAAGCGGAGACCACGATCTCCTCGCAGAGTATTACACCAAGGAATGGGGCCAAAGGTCAGCAGGGATGTAAGGAAGGGTGGCTCACGAGTCCATAAGCGTCACCGAATCTCAAGGActgatgattctgatgactCCCTTCTTGTGGATGAGCTCGACCAAGGCCCTGCAATTCCGTGGGGGAAAGGCGGGAGCAGATCAGGACCTCCTTGGCTTTTTGGGGGGCTTGATATGCATGGAACAACAACATGGGGGTTGAATGTTGCTGCCTCGGGTTGGGGTCACCAGGGTGATGCTTTTGCTACCTTGACATCTGGAATTCAAACTGCCGGGCCAAGTTCAAAGGGAGGGGCAGACATACAACCCTTGCAGGTTGATGATAGTGTCAGTTTTGAGGATATAGGGGGACTTTCTGAATATATTGATGCTTTGAAGGAAATGGTTTTCTTTCCTTTACTGTATCCAGATTTCTTTGCAAGTTATCATATCACCCCACCAAGGGGAGTTTTGTTATGTGGTCCTCCTGGTACAGGGAAAACATTAATAGCCAGAGCCTTAGCCTCTGCTGCGTCCAAGGCTGGTCAGAAAGTGAGTTTTTACATGAGGAAGGGTGCAGATGTGCTGAGCAAGTGGGTTGGCGAGGCTGAAAGACAGTTGAAACTTCTTTTTGAGGAAGCACAAAGAAATCAACCTTCTATCATATTCTTTGATGAAATAGACGGGCTGGCTCCTGTAAGATCCAGTAAACAAGAGCAAATTCATAATTCCATTGTGTCTACCTTGCTTGCTCTCATGGATGGTCTTGATTCCCGTGGACAAGTGGTTTTGATCGGGGCAACCAACCGAATTGATGCAATTGATGGAGCTTTGCGACGCCCCGGTAGATTTGATCGTgaattcaatttttctttgccGGGTTGTGAGGCCCGTGCTGAGATTTTAGACATTCACAGTCGGAAATGGAAGCATCCTCCTTCAGATGAGTTAAAATTGGAGCTTGCAGCTAGTTGTGTTGGATATTGTGGTGCTGATTTAAAGGCTCTTTGCACGGAAGCTGCCATTCATGCATTCCGTGAAAAATATCCTCAGGTCTACACAAGTGATGAGAAATTTGTAATTGATGTTGATTCAGTAAGGGTTGAAAAGTATCACTTCATTGAAGCCATGTCAACAATCACCCCAGCTGCTCACAGAGGTGCTGTTGTTCACTCTAGGCCATTATCTTTAGTAGTTGCACCATGCCTGCAGAGGCATCTCCAAAGAGCCATGAACTATATATCCGATATTTTCCCTCTGATTGGAGTGTCATCAGAATTGACCAAGCTTACGATGCTCACTTGTGGCTCTGCTATTCCTCTTGTTTATAGGCCTCGGCTTCTTCTATGTGGCGGTGAAGGTTCTGGCCTGGTAATTATCCTGGACCGTTTTCAAGTTGATTAAATGTTCGGAATTTGAACAGAAACTAAATTTACTTACTGCTTTAGTTTCGCAGGATCATCTTGGGCCTGCTATTTTACATGAACTCGAGAAGTTTCCTGTTCATTCTTTAGGACTTCCATCTCTTCTATCTGATCCTAGTGCAAAGACACCGGAGGAAGCACTGGTACATATATTCGGTGAAGCAAGGAGAACAACGCCATCAATTCTCTACTTGCCACAGTTCAATATGTGGTGGGAGACGGTGGGTTCTTGCTTCTACTTATacgttttaattttttttttgttagaacgCAATTGTTTCTTAGCCAGTGGTAATTATATTTGAATATTTTGATTGTGCATGCTCCAAAATGGTTTGCATTATTGAAATTCAGCCctttagattttattttacttgttttgtgCTATTTGAGTTGATAGATTTCATATGCAGGCACATGAGCAGCTCCGCGCAGTTTTGCTGACTTTACTAGAAGAATTTCCATCTGAGTTACCTGTATTACTACTTGCAACATCATCAGTGCCACCTGCTGAACTTGATGCCATGACGTCTTCAATATTTTTCGAACGATCTGTGTATGTTGTCCTCGTCTTAAAGCTACTAAAATTTATGAATTTAGTTGCTATATGACATATATGTAGGATATGTTTGTGAATGTTGGTAATTTATTTGCAATTTCCTGGTCTTGTCTTTGTCTTGCCTGTATATATGTTGCTGGAATTTCatatttaaatgaaaaaaatatggcGATTGGTTTGTGTGAAAGACTTTCTTTATATCACACATCAAAACAGTTCAAGGTTGTCTTGGATATCAATATATCCTCCCCTGAAGAAATTTgcacaatttctttttcttgggagggtttgattttatatttttaatttttaatgtctTATTCTTTTCAAATACTGTCCTGCCTGTGTCTGTTGTTATAAAAttgttttataaatatttaagAAGCTTTTAGGATTACCATGTTAATTGTAAAAAGTaattattgttgttattattattttctacaTGTTATGATAGTCAAATATACTTTAGAATTGTGGAGAAGGTTTCACCTGAACTGAACaataagaagataaaaaaaaaaaccctataAGACTCAATTCTAGAAAGAATCCTGGATTTAAATAATGACTTGATAAAGTGTTACTTCTGTGTCATGTTTATACCGTTCCTTTTGATCAGCTATCAGGTGGGTACTCTATCTACTGAAGACagatctttgttttttgaccGTCTGATTGAAGCTGCCTTGTCAATCATGTTGGAGGGCACAACTAAAAGGTCTCAGGAATCAGTATCTGTCCCTGAACTTCCAAAGGCTCCAAAAGTGGAAAGCGGTCCAAAGGTGTCAGAGTTAAAAGCAAAGGTAGAAGCTGAGCAGCATGCTCTTCGCCGATTGCGGATGTGCCTCAGAGATGTTTGCAATCGGTTAGAGATCTTTTACTCTGTCTTGTCTCTTTTGATAGTGATTTGGTGAATCACCTCTCTTGTTAGTTGTATTTCTCCAATCGCCATGATTTGGTGGAGAGATAATTTTAGAACTGATTGGATAACTGTATCatgtaatttttaatttttaatttttataataCTCTGGCATCTTTTCTATACCTTCATCCATAAGAAGGCTCTGTTTGTCCTGTTGGCTAAAGTTTCATGCTAATGTGAAGGGGATATTTGTTACATAAGAATGACTAATACAAGTTTACAGTGAAGTTAATTCATGTTTATTAGATTTGTACTTTATATGATTTTAGCCAAGTGAATTTGTGTAGCGTGGTTAGAGAATTTTGTGACGTCTCAAgaatctctcctctctcttgcTCTCTGTCCCCACTTCTaatttttacttatatattttttgtttatgtgctACAGAGTTTTATACGATAAGAGGTTTAGTGCTTTTCACTATCCTGTCTTGGATGAGGATGCTCCAAACTATCGCTCAATTATCCAAAATCCTATGGATGTTGCGACTCTGCTGCAGCGTGTTGACTCTGGGTTGTATATTACATGTTCAGCATTCCTGCAAGATGTCGATCTTATAGTTTCTAATGCAAAGGTATGTCTTTTGCTTTCGGTATTATGTGTAAGCTGAATATTTGTAGGATCTGATACTTTCCGGATATGTTAATTTAGTGTAAAAAATGATGAGTCGGCAGAAAGTTGATTCAAAGATATTGTGTTGAACAGTTAAAATTtaactgttttttttccttaaaagtTATCGGGAAGCTATTAACATCAGCAtgtaaaaaaacaattttggtTCAGGATCTATAACAACTTCAGCCACTGTACTTTCGACACAGGTTTGTGACAGTTTGCTATTATGATTGGCAGCGGTCAGGACTAAAACATTACATGGCTGATGTTTCACAAATAATATATCATAGCCTTAATATCAATTACTTTTAAGTACTTTTAGTGTTTCTCTTATTTTAAAGCGGGAGTTGTTTTTCTTGAGCATGTTTTAGATAAATGCTAGCTGATTTAGGTGGTATGCTCTTCTTTCCTTAGaacacaaaatttcattaaatCTAGAGAGGACATACAGAACAGTGGATTAAGAAATCTCCAACTTTTAAAGACAAATTGAAGAAGTGCAAGTGTGTCAATtgttaaaaactaaaaaaagacGGTAAGAAGCATTAAGGGTGTCATTGGTATTTTGAGGCATTGGGCTTGTTGACTGTTGATAcgctattttttttgttttgagaagTATTGCTTGTTTGTAACATGTACATCATCTTttgcataaatttttttttgatctaCAAGGGTCCAAGTCATTTCCTCAATATTTGTAACATTttgtttgaacttttgattctTAAATCTTATTGCTGTGTGGAATTCTTGTCCTAAATGAGGTTGAAATTGGTTGTAGTCACTGTTGCTCAAATTTTGTCATACCACCAATTTATGTACTCCGTTTTCTTGGATTCAGGCCTATAATGGAGATGATTACAATGGTGCTAGGATTGTTAGTAGAGGTTATGAGCTTCGAGATGCGGTAagtgttttgagtttttattctttttatttttttctgctTTAGGCTTAGCACGTCGTTCATGTATTATGTTCCTCTTAGGTACACGGAATGCTGTCACAGATGGACCCTGCATTAGTTGCATATTGTGATAAGATTGCTGCTCAAGGTGGTCCAGAACATATACCAGAAGATTTAGGTGTAGCTACTTTCCCATCAATACCTGTTGTACAGCTGGGAACTGTCACTAGGGCGAGTGCTCGACTTCGTAATGTCCAACCTGAGGTAAGTCTGGATCATAGCTATGAGGCACTCAAACGACTGAAGAAGAGTATTGAAGCCACACCTGCAggtattcttttgttttgctttaattttttaattttttttatcgatGCACCTGCAGGTATTGCAACCTTCATGTCTAAACGTAATGCGATGTTTAATAAAATTCAGTATCTACAATCAACACCTGTTACGTGCAAGGCTCTTAATTGCCAAAAGAATAATTGAACAAGTACATACAAGAgaacatatatgtattcttttctttgaactATTCGGtgtattcttttctttgaactATTCGGTGTACATGCATGTCTATGGGATAAttgatatttaaaaaaaaaaaaattgttgttaaCGAACAGTTAACAATacattttctctttcattgAACTGTAGTTGTGACAAGTGAAGCCTCAAAGTTGCATTGTGCTACATTGAGTTGACATgctaatttttctattttataatTGGATTTTTGAATGATTCAGCTGTTGTATAACTATTCTTGTGATTACCAGCTCCAACAGCAGAAGACAAGTCACAGCATCAAGGTTCAGTACCGTCCACGTCATCTCAGGAACCCGAGATAAATAACACAGGTCTCGGAGTGCCAGAAACCTCTTCTGTTGGTCTCAATCAGCTTGAAACATCTGACATGGTAGAAGTTTCTAGCAATGCTGATGCGAGTGGATCTGAAGACATCAAGATGTTAGATGGTGAGATTACAGACCAAATGGAGTCTATCAAGAGGCTTTTTGTGGAGCAGACCAAAACTTATGACATTCCACAGCTTGAGAGGCTTTACACAAGAATTATGAAGGGCATTTTTGACATCAAGGACAAGAGTGATATAGATGGCACTAAGCAATTAATTTTGAAGTATTTGTTGAAATTTGCAGAGGATAAAGCAAATTTCTgattccaaaaagaaaacaattatt includes the following:
- the LOC101313472 gene encoding ATPase family AAA domain-containing protein At1g05910-like; the encoded protein is MHPKRSEGLRSSGRISRRPTSYSRSIYYYTPSSSSMIHKRRRKAKSKNRPAASRIAKMMRSQRSPQPTATTPVAANLNTNVPRRSERRRTLSVKNPNYASDSSDADEDMMKPSACKPIKNRVAYQDESSPSKHNSNNKQMVERPTPRREGLRPRRSKTISNEDLIFGYEDEPGSSEDKAEQEETENGQDIEYNDADDGQNEGEGDDMGDDDDDDEEGEEEQDGRRRYDLRNRAEVRRLSIEQGKRRPRSPRRVLHQGMGPKVSRDVRKGGSRVHKRHRISRTDDSDDSLLVDELDQGPAIPWGKGGSRSGPPWLFGGLDMHGTTTWGLNVAASGWGHQGDAFATLTSGIQTAGPSSKGGADIQPLQVDDSVSFEDIGGLSEYIDALKEMVFFPLLYPDFFASYHITPPRGVLLCGPPGTGKTLIARALASAASKAGQKVSFYMRKGADVLSKWVGEAERQLKLLFEEAQRNQPSIIFFDEIDGLAPVRSSKQEQIHNSIVSTLLALMDGLDSRGQVVLIGATNRIDAIDGALRRPGRFDREFNFSLPGCEARAEILDIHSRKWKHPPSDELKLELAASCVGYCGADLKALCTEAAIHAFREKYPQVYTSDEKFVIDVDSVRVEKYHFIEAMSTITPAAHRGAVVHSRPLSLVVAPCLQRHLQRAMNYISDIFPLIGVSSELTKLTMLTCGSAIPLVYRPRLLLCGGEGSGLDHLGPAILHELEKFPVHSLGLPSLLSDPSAKTPEEALVHIFGEARRTTPSILYLPQFNMWWETAHEQLRAVLLTLLEEFPSELPVLLLATSSVPPAELDAMTSSIFFERSVYQVGTLSTEDRSLFFDRLIEAALSIMLEGTTKRSQESVSVPELPKAPKVESGPKVSELKAKVEAEQHALRRLRMCLRDVCNRVLYDKRFSAFHYPVLDEDAPNYRSIIQNPMDVATLLQRVDSGLYITCSAFLQDVDLIVSNAKAYNGDDYNGARIVSRGYELRDAVHGMLSQMDPALVAYCDKIAAQGGPEHIPEDLGVATFPSIPVVQLGTVTRASARLRNVQPEVSLDHSYEALKRLKKSIEATPAAPTAEDKSQHQGSVPSTSSQEPEINNTGLGVPETSSVGLNQLETSDMVEVSSNADASGSEDIKMLDGEITDQMESIKRLFVEQTKTYDIPQLERLYTRIMKGIFDIKDKSDIDGTKQLILKYLLKFAEDKANF